In one window of Chelmon rostratus isolate fCheRos1 chromosome 19, fCheRos1.pri, whole genome shotgun sequence DNA:
- the LOC121623438 gene encoding LOW QUALITY PROTEIN: uncharacterized protein LOC121623438 (The sequence of the model RefSeq protein was modified relative to this genomic sequence to represent the inferred CDS: inserted 4 bases in 3 codons), which produces MASAQGTCIALTEDEIVRNFVNILDSTNNIPVRPFGGSGREHQGVPEAGATRSHRLQVSSFLRQGVLIQGQNFAPWGEEKLKSCHWLQLKAANGLEIPYVGYLELDVELCDKAPSPLQQALQQCHQAQATAPPEHSGRARVKGRRVFRVPGGSMKLVAATCFQQHLSNDVLFEPLSDGLPAGLLASPALVRPTRGTVYIPIVNVGGSDVVLYPRTVIGSISHAKVVSLPTGVTEIEGLTSARVSSQTISGSVQEKINAVDLSALSEHDQCQVRALLQEHSSVFSAHDGDLGCTNLISHDIXLLDETPIRQRYRRIPPSEYDAVKAHIHQLLESHVIRESNSPFASPIVLVRKKDGTLRLCVDYRLLNSKTRKDAFPLPRIEESLDALSGARWFSTLDLASGYNQVPVTEKDKMKTAFCTPFGLFEWNRMPFGLCNAPSTFQRLMERIFGAQNYQSLLLYLDDIVVFSSTVAQHMERLDSVLGRLKQENLKAKLEKCCFFKEEVGYLGHVISKEGVATDPRKIETVSSWKRPTNVTELPSFLGFASYYRRFVGGFAKLAAPLHRLVAELRGTKKRRKSEQPLMAAWTDQCEESFEGLKRHLVEAPVLAYANFSLPFILEVDASHSGLGAVLSQEQDGKVRPIAYASRGLRPTERNMNNYSSMKLEFLALKWAMTEKFXEYLLGQKCIVYTDNNPLSHLSTAKLGAVEQRWASELANFDYVIKYRPGKSNGNADALSRQYLPASVTADNLAPGTRLPQAIQGVSNPVPEVTQNTISVFPSHSVTDLHALQAADSVIRDFLMFWTRMRAPDAAEQRALSKQALALVKQWDRIVEQDGVLYRKVFQPDGDEVLQLVLPSSQKTQVLHQLHNEHGHQGVDRTTSLVWQRCYWLGLHQDVKRWCQECERCQVAKDTRPTVRTFMGHLLAARPNQILAVDFTLLEPSKNGMENVLVMTDVFSKYTLAVPTKDQRATTVAKILVNEWFCKFGVPXRIHSDQGRNFESDLIQQLCTLYGIKKTRTTPYHPEGNGQCERFNRTLHDLLRTLPTIKKRDWSSYLPQVVFSYNTTVHQSTGESPFFLMFGQDPLLPVDFLLGRAPVPVAGSTQDWIVEHQTRLRLAFEGATEHLQAAANRRKTRHDAKVRDSSLQVGQLVYLKDVGIRGRHKIQNVWSSVLYEVVKVPQGGGSVYTVAPLDDPS; this is translated from the exons ATGGCATCAGCCCAAGGCACCTGCATCGCACTCACTGAAGATGAAATCGTCAGGAACTTTGTGAACATCTTGGACTCTACCAACAATATCCCTG TGAGGCCATTCGGTGGGAGCGGGAGGGAACACCAGGGGGTGCCAGAGGCCGGAGCCACTCGGTCTCATCGGCTACAGGTTTCCAGTTTTCTCAGACAGGGGGTCCTCATTCAGGGTCAG AACTTTGCTCCTTGGGGGGAAGAGAAGCTAAAGTCATGCCACTGGCTACAACTGAAGGCGGCCAACGGGCTAGAAATACCATATGTAGGTTATCTTGAGCTTGACGTTGAGCTTTGCGACAAG GCCCCCAGTCCACTCCAACAAGCCCTACAGCAGTGTCACCAAGCCCAGGCCACTGCACCCCCTGAACACTCAGGCAGAGCTAGAGTGAAGGGTAGGCGGGTTTTTAGAGTTCCTGGCGGCAGCATGAAGCTAGTGGCTGCCACCTGCTTCCAGCAGCATTTGAGCAATGATGTCTTGTTCGAACCTCTGAGTGACGGGTTACCTGCAGGTTTACTGGCCTCTCCAGCTCTCGTTCGACCAACAAGGGGTACAGTGTACATTCCGATTGTCAATGTAGGAGGTAGTGATGTTGTGCTTTACCCGAGGACTGTGATAGGCTCGATAAGTCATGCCAAGGTAGTGAGTTTGCCCACCGGGGTCACGGAGATTGAGGGACTTACCTCGGCTAGAGTGTCTTCTCAGACAATCTCCGGCTCAGTGCAGGAGAAAATTAATGCTGTTGATTTGTCGGCCCTGTCAGAGCATGATCAGTGTCAGGTTAGAGCCCTTTTGCAGGAACACAGCAGTGTATTTTCAGCTCATGATGGAGACTTAGGCTGTACTAACCTGATTTCTCACGATA CTTTACTGGATGAGACACCAATACGACAGAGGTATAGGCGCATTCCTCCCTCAGAGTATGATGCTGTTAAAGCCCATATTCACCAGCTTCTCGAGTCACATGTTATCAGGGAAAGTAACAGCCCCTTCGCTTCTCCCATAGTCCTCGTCAGGAAGAAGGATGGCACTCTTCGGCTGTGTGTGGACTACAGGCTGCTTAACAGCAAGACACGGAAGGATGCCTTCCCCCTGCCCAGGATCGAGGAGTCCTTGGATGCCCTCTCTGGAGCTCGCTGGTTCTCCACCCTAGACCTGGCTAGTGGGTACAATCAAGTGCCGGTAACCGagaaggacaaaatgaaaactgctttttgtaCACCATTTGGCCTTTTTGAATGGAATAGAATGCCTTTTGGACTTTGCAATGCACCAAGTACATTTCAGAGGCTCATGGAAAGGATTTTTGGAGCTCAAAATTACCAGTCCTTGTTATTATACCTCGATGacattgttgttttctcttccacGGTAGCCCAACACATGGAGCGTCTCGATTCAGTGCTGGGACGGCTGAAGCAAGAGAATCTCAAGGCAAAGCTGGAGAAATGCTGCTTCTTCAAGGAGGAGGTTGGTTACCTAGGCCATGTGATCTCGAAAGAGGGGGTGGCTACCGATCCTCGTAAGATTGAAACAGTCTCCAGCTGGAAAAGGCCCACTAATGTCACTGAGTTGCCGTCATTTTTGGGGTTTGCCAGCTACTATAGACGTTTTGTTGGTGGTTTCGCTAAGCTGGCAGCCCCTCTTCACCGGCTGGTCGCTGAGTTGAGAGGCACAAAAAAACGCAGAAAATCTGAGCAGCCTCTAATGGCTGCATGGACTGACCAGTGCGAAGAGAGCTTTGAAGGTCTCAAGCGCCACCTTGTGGAGGCTCCAGTGCTGGCCTATGCCAATTTTTCGCTGCCCTTCATCCTGGAAGTGGATGCCAGCCACAGCGGGTTGGGAGCTGTTCTTTCCCAGGAGCAGGACGGTAAGGTTCGGCCAATAGCATATGCCAGCCGTGGCCTTAGGCCAACAGAACGTAATATGAACAATTACAGTTCTATGAAGCTTGAATTTTTGGCTCTTAAATGGGCCATGACTGAAAAGTT AGAGTATCTGTTGGGTCAGAAATGCATCGTCTATACTGACAATAACCCCCTAAGTCACCTCTCGACAGCAAAGTTGGGTGCTGTGGAACAACGTTGGGCATCAGAACTCGCCAACTTTGATTATGTCATCAAGTACAGACCTGGAAAAAGTAATGGAAATGCTGATGCCCTATCACGACAGTACTTACCTGCATCAGTCACAGCTGACAATCTGGCACCTGGCACCCGTCTTCCACAGGCCATCCAGGGAGTATCAAATCCAGTGCCCGAGGTAACTCAGAATACCATATCTGTATTTCCAAGTCATTCTGTTACTGATCTCCATGCTCTACAGGCAGCTGACTCTGTAATCCGTGACTTCTTGATGTTTTGGACTCGCATGAGGGCCCCAGACGCAGCAGAGCAACGTGCACTGTCCAAACAGGCCCTAGCATTGGTAAAACAGTGGGATCGGATTGTGGAGCAAGATGGAGTGTTATACCGTAAGGTCTTCCAACCCGACGGGGATGAGGTACTCCAGCTGGTCCTGCCCTCCTCACAGAAAACCCAGGTGTTGCATCAGCTACACAATGAGCATGGCCACCAGGGGGTGGATCGGACCACCAGTTTAGTGTGGCAGAGGTGCTACTGGCTGGGCCTGCACCAGGATGTCAAGCGCTGGTGTCAAGAGTGTGAAAGGTGTCAGGTCGCCAAGGACACTCGGCCAACAGTTCGCACCTTCATGGGTCATCTCCTCGCTGCTCGTCCAAACCAGATCCTGGCAGTGGACTTCACCTTGTTGGAGCCTTCTAAAAATGGCATGGAAAATGTGTTGGTAATGACAGATGTCTTTTCTAAATACACTCTGGCAGTCCCCACTAAGGACCAACGTGCAACAACTGTGGCCAAAATATTAGTAAACGAGTGGTTCTGCAAGTTTGGTGTGC GCCGCATTCACTCCGACCAGGGTCGAAATTTTGAGAGTGATTTAATCCAACAGTTGTGCACCTTGTATGGCATCAAAAAGACTCGCACTACACCCTACCATCCTGAAGGAAATGGCCAGTGTGAGAGGTTTAATAGGACCCTGCACGACCTTCTTCGCACATTGCCtacaataaaaaagagagactgGTCATCTTATCTGCCTCAAGTGGTGTTTTCGTACAACACAACAGTTCATCAATCCACTGGTGAGTCCCCATTCTTCTTAATGTTTGGTCAAGATCCCCTGTTACCTGTTGACTTTCTTCTAGGAAGAGCCCCAGTCCCAGTGGCAGGAAGTACACAAGACTGGATTGTGGAGCATCAAACCAGGCTCCGGCTGGCTTTTGAAGGAGCCACAGAGCATCTGCAAGCTGCTGCAAACCGTCGCAAAACACGTCATGATGCAAAGGTGAGGGATTCCTCCCTGCAAGTTGGACAGCTGGTGTACCTCAAGGACGTGGGCATCAGGGGTCGCCATAAGATCCAGAATGTGTGGAGCTCTGTATTGTACGAGGTTGTGAAGGTCCCCCAGGGAGGTGGATCTGTTTACACCGTTGCTCCATTGGATGACCCCAGTTAG